In a genomic window of Xenopus laevis strain J_2021 chromosome 5S, Xenopus_laevis_v10.1, whole genome shotgun sequence:
- the LOC108717479 gene encoding apolipoprotein L1 codes for MKPKKSTFPLSKKNKESDLVLDELPLLSKEDQKKVKKADEKITKNFFNIQKRMKKFKKHMKICIDLMDHIANCIDKVHKDTTIANISGSTAGIAGGITTIVGLALIPVTLGASLIVTAVGIGVAVAGGLTGVGSSIVDFVYMRKQCNKAKAIIEEFMEDLKHIKDSLSNIDIQLETLKSVLGENTAEFSRFTDFLLKTNVESLKNEWSLDLNSENKISGLNYFKKFAHLFNLDTLVALAPCLIQSEVQAVSRITQVASRGAQIASRGAQVGAIASGAFVALGLVIDIVFLIKGSKNLHEGAKTEQAALIRSIARALEADSIAFEGTNVQERAKSEQESKTEGTTGTT; via the exons CTTTCAAAAAAGAATAAGGAATCTGATTTAGTCCTGGATGAGTTACCTCTACTTTCAAAGGAAGACCAGAAGAAAGTGAAAAAGGCAGATGAAAAG ATTACCAAGAATTTCTTCAACATTCAGAAACGCATGAAAAAGTTCAAGAAGCATATGAAAATATGTATTGATCTGATGGACCATATTGCAAACTGTATAGATAAAGTGCACAAGGACACCACCATTGCCAACATATCAGGGAGCACAGCTGGAATAGCAGGAGGCATCACCACCATTGTAGGTCTTGCACTGATTCCTGTTACACTGGGTGCCTCATTGATCGTCACTGCAGTTGGAATAGGAGTTGCTGTTGCTGGAGGGCTCACTGGGGTGGGATCTTCCATTGTTGATTTTGTTTACATGAGAAAGCAATGCAATAAAGCAAAGGCAATTATAGAGGAATTCATGGAAgatttaaaacatataaaagatTCTCTGTCAAATATAGATATTCAGTTAGAAACATTAAAATCTGTATTAGGTGAAAACACTGCAGAATTTTCCAGATTTACTGACTTTTTGTTAAAAACTAATGTGGAATCCTTAAAGAACGAATGGAGTTTAGACCTCAACTCAGAAAATAAAATTTCaggattaaattattttaaaaaatttgctcatTTGTTCAACCTGGATACTCTTGTAGCTCTAGCACCCTGTTTAATTCAATCTGAAGTTCAGGCAGTTTCTCGTATAACCCAGGTAGCCTCTCGTGGGGCCCAGATAGCTTCTCGTGGGGCCCAGGTAGGAGCAATTGCCAGTGGGGCATTTGTAGCACTGGGCCTCGTGATTGATATTGTCTTTCTTATAAAAGGTTCAAAGAATCTGCATGAAGGGGCAAAGACTGAGCAAGCAGCACTTATAAGGAGCATTGCTAGAGCTTTAGAGGCAGACTCCATAGCTTTTGAAGGAACAAATGTACAGGAAAGGGCCAAGTCAGAGCAGGAATCAAAGACAGAAGGGACCACTGGTACAACTTAA